The following are from one region of the Methanoculleus caldifontis genome:
- the iorA gene encoding indolepyruvate ferredoxin oxidoreductase subunit alpha produces MAVRYLLGNEGIAHACLEANIDFASGYPGTPSSEVIDILRVQEERPFTVEWSTNEKVAFENALAAAWCGLRALCTMKHVGLNVAADPLMTSAYTGVTGGFVVLCADDPFAHSSQNEQDTRRYAHFAKIPCLDPSSVQEAHDMLRDSFALSEEFGLPVIFRPTTRICHSKSDVELGAVGTEHRTAVFQRDPKQYVVIPAHTRVLHKKLNEKQQPLQRRLVELGYNRHTVRGTTAVVTSGVAAAYVQEVLPDNVSLAIVGAYPIDEEWLKSFVDRHEKVLVVEELAPVVEEAIRQVATTTEVLGKTTGTVPWEGELNPATVSAVLDKAGIAPTVTFPAPAPVQGVPPRPPILCAGCMHRPTFYAMRKVFRDGIFPSDIGCYTLGLQLGAVDTTICMGASITVGSGIARSGEEHPVVCTIGDSTFLHTGMPGLLNAVYNGAEMVVVILDNRTTAMTGHQPNPNTGMTATGVESTPISLDAICRSCGVSWVETVDPYDLPVLLDTFRKAKERKGVRVIIAKQPCVITARKSGIKRKVYAIDLERCTGCGVCRSFGCPAIAFAGKNATITELCAGCGVCADICPSGAIGMEGRQ; encoded by the coding sequence ATGGCTGTACGATACCTACTCGGAAACGAGGGCATCGCTCACGCATGCCTGGAGGCAAACATCGATTTTGCCAGCGGCTATCCGGGAACGCCGTCATCGGAAGTGATCGATATCCTCCGGGTGCAGGAGGAGCGGCCCTTCACCGTGGAGTGGTCCACGAACGAGAAGGTCGCCTTCGAGAACGCGCTCGCCGCCGCCTGGTGCGGACTGCGCGCACTCTGCACCATGAAGCATGTCGGGCTGAACGTGGCTGCCGACCCCCTGATGACGAGCGCATACACCGGGGTGACCGGAGGGTTCGTCGTCCTCTGCGCAGACGACCCCTTCGCGCACAGCTCCCAGAACGAGCAGGATACCCGGCGCTATGCGCACTTTGCGAAGATCCCCTGCCTCGACCCCTCATCGGTCCAGGAAGCCCACGACATGCTGCGGGACTCCTTCGCCCTCTCCGAGGAGTTCGGTCTCCCCGTGATCTTCCGGCCCACCACCCGGATCTGCCACTCAAAGAGCGACGTCGAGCTCGGCGCAGTCGGGACCGAACACCGGACCGCCGTCTTCCAGCGCGACCCCAAGCAGTACGTGGTCATCCCCGCGCACACGAGGGTGCTGCATAAGAAGCTGAACGAGAAGCAACAGCCCTTGCAAAGGCGACTGGTCGAACTCGGCTACAACCGCCACACCGTCCGGGGCACGACCGCCGTCGTCACGAGCGGCGTCGCGGCCGCCTACGTCCAGGAGGTGCTCCCCGACAACGTCTCGCTCGCGATCGTCGGCGCCTACCCCATCGACGAGGAGTGGCTCAAATCCTTCGTCGACCGGCACGAGAAGGTCCTCGTCGTCGAGGAACTCGCCCCCGTCGTCGAGGAGGCGATCCGCCAGGTGGCGACAACCACCGAGGTCCTCGGCAAGACGACCGGGACGGTGCCGTGGGAAGGGGAACTCAACCCGGCGACCGTCTCTGCCGTCCTCGATAAGGCAGGCATCGCCCCCACCGTGACCTTCCCCGCACCTGCCCCGGTCCAGGGGGTGCCGCCCCGCCCGCCGATCCTCTGCGCCGGGTGCATGCACCGGCCGACGTTCTACGCGATGCGGAAGGTCTTCCGCGACGGCATCTTCCCAAGCGACATCGGGTGCTACACCCTCGGCCTCCAGCTCGGCGCGGTGGACACTACCATCTGCATGGGCGCCTCGATCACCGTCGGGAGCGGCATCGCCCGATCGGGGGAGGAGCACCCTGTGGTCTGCACCATCGGCGACTCGACGTTCCTCCACACGGGAATGCCGGGACTCCTGAATGCCGTCTATAACGGCGCCGAGATGGTCGTCGTCATACTCGACAACCGGACCACCGCCATGACCGGCCACCAGCCGAACCCCAACACCGGAATGACGGCGACAGGCGTCGAGAGCACCCCGATATCGCTCGACGCCATCTGCCGGTCGTGCGGGGTCTCCTGGGTCGAGACCGTCGATCCTTACGACCTCCCGGTCCTCCTCGACACGTTCCGGAAGGCAAAGGAGCGCAAAGGCGTCCGGGTCATCATCGCAAAACAGCCCTGCGTCATCACCGCACGGAAGAGCGGGATCAAACGCAAGGTCTACGCGATCGATCTTGAGCGGTGCACCGGCTGCGGCGTCTGCCGGTCGTTCGGCTGCCCGGCGATCGCGTTTGCCGGGAAAAACGCGACGATCACCGAACTCTGCGCCGGCTGCGGGGTCTGCGCAGACATCTGCCCGTCGGGTGCGATCGGCATGGAGGGACGGCAATGA
- a CDS encoding class I SAM-dependent methyltransferase, producing MSERDIVAALERRAGAEPEFRLSELQKDLGAGQSLERLAADLRPHLDSLGLAIRPAGEDYVIGRRPDGGSLAVDEAGRERQLAFFRNPGVPGYLQELVESYIAKKTAKPWDDATVLDRMKNAILAQKSQYWKERQVSYRKAYPVLGYLAYHAPVYLVQFEHILWQIVGRGLAKPHMRILDLGTGPGVVPLAVIDLFGRIGTGTADIYAVERSEEHFEAYNALVPAAAAAMGDRVRVEKLIRADIGALAAKDLPGEIDLMVFSNVLGELRQMSIDQRADLVAALAERLAPDGTIVIVEPADLANATAMRQTVRAIADRGLTVFSPCSFIWGTACNPARCWTFEQKGDIRPTRLMERLAEGKDGYRFINVDIKYASALLRKDASVQHAYRVPPGAKFARLSHLRQHRDKKINVVAALMSANLGDNRTKVYKVCDGTPADQVYAVVPATLRGTNRDALEGPAYGDIVRLYGVLVRFNKDHNAYNLVVLPGTRVEPVGSPQGEGAGTGPTEIPGSRRPAGD from the coding sequence ATGAGCGAGCGGGATATCGTTGCAGCACTGGAGCGCCGTGCAGGCGCAGAGCCGGAGTTCAGGCTCTCGGAACTTCAAAAAGACCTGGGAGCCGGGCAATCGCTCGAACGCCTCGCCGCGGACCTCCGCCCGCACCTTGATAGCCTCGGCCTCGCCATCAGGCCCGCGGGCGAGGACTACGTGATCGGCCGCCGCCCGGACGGCGGGAGTCTCGCGGTCGACGAAGCCGGGCGGGAGCGCCAGCTGGCGTTCTTCCGGAACCCCGGGGTTCCCGGCTATCTCCAGGAACTGGTCGAGTCCTACATCGCGAAGAAGACCGCCAAGCCCTGGGACGACGCTACCGTGCTCGACCGGATGAAGAACGCCATCCTCGCCCAGAAGAGCCAGTACTGGAAGGAGCGGCAGGTGAGTTACCGGAAGGCCTACCCGGTCCTCGGCTATCTCGCCTACCACGCCCCGGTCTACCTGGTGCAGTTCGAGCACATCCTCTGGCAGATCGTCGGCCGCGGGCTCGCGAAACCTCACATGCGCATCCTCGATCTCGGCACCGGGCCGGGCGTGGTGCCGCTCGCCGTCATCGATCTCTTCGGGCGAATCGGGACTGGAACGGCTGATATCTACGCCGTCGAACGCTCCGAAGAGCACTTCGAGGCCTACAACGCCCTCGTCCCGGCCGCAGCCGCGGCGATGGGTGACAGGGTGCGGGTGGAAAAGCTCATCCGCGCGGATATCGGAGCGCTCGCGGCAAAAGACCTGCCCGGTGAGATCGATCTCATGGTCTTCTCGAACGTCCTCGGCGAGCTCCGCCAGATGAGTATCGACCAGCGTGCCGACCTCGTCGCCGCTCTCGCCGAACGGCTCGCTCCCGACGGGACGATCGTCATCGTGGAGCCCGCCGACCTCGCCAACGCAACCGCGATGCGCCAGACCGTTCGCGCCATCGCAGACCGGGGGCTCACCGTCTTCAGTCCCTGCTCGTTCATCTGGGGCACCGCCTGCAACCCCGCGCGGTGCTGGACCTTCGAGCAGAAGGGCGACATCCGGCCGACCCGGCTGATGGAGCGCCTCGCGGAGGGGAAAGATGGCTACCGGTTCATCAACGTAGACATCAAGTATGCCTCGGCGCTCCTGCGGAAGGATGCCTCGGTACAACACGCCTACCGGGTCCCGCCGGGAGCGAAGTTCGCCCGCCTCTCCCACCTCCGCCAGCACCGGGACAAGAAGATCAACGTCGTCGCCGCGCTGATGTCCGCGAACCTCGGCGATAACCGGACGAAGGTCTACAAGGTCTGCGACGGGACGCCTGCAGACCAGGTCTACGCCGTGGTCCCGGCGACCCTCCGCGGCACGAACCGCGACGCGCTCGAAGGCCCCGCCTATGGCGATATCGTCCGGCTCTACGGTGTCCTCGTCCGGTTCAACAAAGACCATAATGCCTACAATCTGGTCGTCCTCCCCGGGACCCGGGTAGAGCCGGTCGGGTCCCCGCAGGGTGAGGGAGCCGGGACCGGCCCAACGGAGATTCCCGGCTCCCGCAGGCCTGCCGGAGATTGA
- a CDS encoding indolepyruvate oxidoreductase subunit beta: protein MKPSFDILIVGIGGQGTVLASNVLGEACIIENRTVRSAETHGMAQRGGSVESHIRIDGKFGSLIAPGTADLLIAFDLLEALRYRHYLPAGGRLIVNRNLVVPTSVYQQNLDVPDEESILSALADLDVACIDAAGLAEEAGSILSQNIVMLGAASGFIPLRPDTLEEAVRRCVPRKTVEVNAAAFRLGREAGARGAGTP from the coding sequence ATGAAACCCTCGTTCGACATCCTGATCGTCGGAATCGGCGGTCAGGGTACCGTCCTCGCCTCGAATGTCCTCGGCGAGGCCTGCATCATCGAGAACCGGACCGTCCGGAGCGCCGAGACCCACGGCATGGCGCAGCGCGGCGGGTCGGTGGAGAGCCACATCCGGATCGACGGGAAGTTCGGGTCCCTGATCGCGCCGGGGACGGCGGATCTCCTCATCGCCTTCGACCTCCTCGAGGCCCTCCGCTACCGCCACTACCTGCCGGCCGGAGGAAGGCTCATCGTGAACCGGAACCTGGTCGTCCCCACGTCGGTCTACCAGCAGAACCTGGACGTGCCCGACGAGGAGAGCATCCTTTCCGCGCTCGCCGATCTTGACGTCGCCTGCATCGACGCCGCAGGCCTCGCAGAGGAGGCGGGGAGCATCCTCTCGCAGAACATCGTGATGCTCGGCGCCGCGTCCGGGTTCATCCCGCTCCGGCCCGATACCCTCGAAGAGGCGGTGCGCCGGTGCGTCCCGAGAAAGACCGTCGAGGTCAACGCCGCGGCTTTCAGGCTCGGCCGGGAGGCGGGGGCGCGGGGCGCGGGCACGCCCTGA